One Pelobates fuscus isolate aPelFus1 chromosome 8, aPelFus1.pri, whole genome shotgun sequence genomic window carries:
- the PRKRA gene encoding interferon-inducible double-stranded RNA-dependent protein kinase activator A yields the protein MSQERFPAAPKRSPDKPSSVEGVVPNNPCKTPIQLLLEFGTKSGKPPVYTLEKAEGQAHHPSFTFRVVIGEISCIGEGPSKKIAKHKAAESALNILKGDSKISLPMTEPLIREAAKQPPNQMQGNPIGTLQELAVQKGWRLPEYTVSQESGPPHKREFTISCRVENLVESASGTSKKVARRIAAEKIIAKLNNILPDTVNRSLEKLIGNNLGCTWDSLKKSTGEKINLLKRSPLSIPNTDYVKMLAEVADEQNFRASYLDIEELSVNGQYQCLAELSINPVTVCHGTGISCGNAHNDAAHNALQYLKLMAGRK from the exons CGTAGAGGGAGTTGTTCCTAATAATCCATGCAAGACTCCCATACAGCTGCTACTTGAATTTGGAACAAAGTCTGGCAAACCACCTGTGTATACGTTGGAGAAAGCTGAAGGACAAGCTCATCACCCCAGTTTCACTTTCCGGGTTGTAATAGGTGAAATATCATGCATAG GAGAAGGACCTAGCAAGAAAATAGCAAAACATAAAGCAGCAGAATCTGctttaaacatattaaaaggaGACTCCAAAATAAG CTTGCCCATGACTGAGCCTTTAATTCGAGAGGCCGCCAAACAACCACCCAATCAGATGCAAGGCAATCCCATTGGTACATTGCAG GAGCTTGCTGTGCAGAAGGGATGGAGACTGCCAGAGTATACTGTTTCACAGGAATCCGGGCCGCCTCACAAGAGGGAGTTTACAATAAGTTGCAGAGTGGAAAACTTAGTGGAATCTG CATCTGGCACATCTAAAAAAGTAGCGAGAAGAATTGCTGCTGAGAAGATAATTGCGAAGTTGAACAACATTCTGCCTGACACTGTTAATCGCTCCCTG GAAAAGCTCATTGGAAATAATCTTGGATGCACTTGGGATAGCTTGAAAAAATCAACTGGAGAGAAAATAAACCTTCTGAAAAGAAGCCCTTTGAGTATTCCGAACACTGATTATGTGAAAATGTTGGCTGAAGTTGCTGACGAACAAAATTTTCGTGCATCTTATTTAGACATCG AGGAACTGAGTGTCAACGGACAGTATCAGTGTCTGGCGGAGTTGTCCATAAATCCTGTCACAGTATGTCACGGAACAGGGATCTCGTGTGGTAATGCCCACAATGATGCTGCCCACAATGCACTGCAATATTTAAAACTCATGGCAGGGAGAAAGTAA